A region from the Aliarcobacter thereius LMG 24486 genome encodes:
- a CDS encoding sensor histidine kinase, which produces MIESSIKNTLHELNIPVSTIKLNIDLIKTTIKDEKTLARIERVRQANENLIKLYKNMEYQLKKELEKIELEEFYLENVLNESLLKFEEQKELIKFDINIININLYADYHGFIIVLDNLISNAIKYNSKDNPYIKIVQKDTIFSIYNRGKSIIPENIMLVFERYFQENSLNKGYGIGLAIIKEYCDKYKIAINIEALEDGTKVSLNLKNIIKQA; this is translated from the coding sequence ATGATAGAAAGCAGTATAAAAAATACTCTTCATGAGTTAAATATACCAGTTTCAACAATTAAATTAAATATAGATTTAATAAAAACAACAATAAAAGATGAAAAAACTTTAGCAAGAATTGAAAGAGTAAGACAAGCAAATGAGAACTTAATAAAACTATATAAAAATATGGAGTATCAACTTAAGAAAGAGCTTGAAAAAATAGAACTTGAAGAGTTTTATTTAGAAAATGTACTAAATGAATCTCTTTTAAAATTTGAAGAGCAAAAAGAACTTATAAAATTTGATATAAATATTATAAATATTAACTTATATGCTGATTATCATGGATTTATAATTGTCTTAGATAATCTTATTTCAAATGCAATAAAATATAACTCTAAAGATAATCCATATATAAAAATAGTACAAAAAGATACTATTTTTTCTATATATAATAGAGGAAAGTCAATAATTCCAGAAAACATCATGCTTGTTTTTGAAAGATATTTCCAAGAAAACTCTTTAAATAAAGGTTATGGAATAGGTCTTGCTATAATAAAAGAGTATTGTGATAAATATAAAATAGCAATTAATATTGAAGCCTTAGAAGATGGAACAAAAGTAAGTCTAAATCTAAAAAATATCATTAAACAAGCTTAA
- a CDS encoding response regulator transcription factor has product MPRILILEDDLLFANTLEDILKEENYNIDLAKNTEEALNLNYENRYDLYLFDINLTGQNGIDFLKTLRDSDDLTPTIFISSYKDKDTIKDAYINGCDDYIKKPVELDELLFKIKAIFKRLNKKLQIINLKNNISVDPLEKRVYKDNIDLNIPQKTVELLLLFLEFEGKIVSKELIIERLWNSSCEYSEGSIRVYVSKIKKVLDSKDCIKNIKAVGYRFEL; this is encoded by the coding sequence ATGCCTAGAATTCTAATTTTAGAAGATGATTTACTTTTTGCAAATACTTTAGAAGATATATTAAAAGAGGAAAACTATAATATTGATTTAGCAAAAAATACAGAAGAAGCTCTTAATTTAAACTATGAAAACAGATATGATTTATATCTATTTGATATAAATCTTACAGGACAAAATGGAATAGATTTTTTAAAAACATTAAGAGATAGTGATGATTTAACTCCAACAATATTTATTAGTTCGTATAAAGATAAAGATACTATAAAAGATGCATATATAAATGGTTGTGATGATTATATAAAAAAGCCTGTTGAGTTAGATGAGCTACTTTTTAAAATAAAAGCTATTTTTAAAAGATTAAACAAAAAATTACAAATTATAAATTTAAAAAATAATATAAGTGTAGATCCATTGGAAAAAAGAGTATATAAAGATAATATTGATTTAAATATTCCTCAAAAAACTGTTGAACTCCTTCTCCTTTTCTTAGAATTTGAAGGTAAAATTGTGAGTAAAGAGCTTATTATTGAACGACTTTGGAACTCATCTTGTGAATATAGTGAAGGTTCTATAAGAGTTTATGTAAGTAAAATTAAGAAAGTTTTAGACTCAAAAGATTGTATAAAAAATATAAAAGCTGTTGGTTATAGATTTGAACTTTAA
- a CDS encoding DCC1-like thiol-disulfide oxidoreductase family protein, which translates to MNKKLIEIYYDKDCPFCKRYTEFLKLKDNYELKMINARENKRELKEICSKLDINDGFIVVFENSFFQGTKALEFLNRAVDKNTLLGKLHFLFKYNNLFSKALYKIILQFRKLILILFGKNSKI; encoded by the coding sequence ATGAATAAAAAACTAATAGAAATATATTATGATAAAGATTGTCCATTTTGTAAGAGATATACTGAATTTTTAAAATTAAAAGATAATTATGAATTAAAAATGATAAATGCTAGAGAAAACAAGAGAGAGTTAAAGGAAATTTGTAGCAAATTAGATATAAATGATGGTTTCATTGTTGTTTTTGAAAATAGTTTTTTTCAAGGCACAAAAGCTTTGGAGTTTTTAAATAGAGCAGTTGATAAAAATACACTATTGGGAAAATTACATTTTTTATTTAAATATAATAATCTTTTTTCTAAAGCTTTATATAAAATTATTCTTCAGTTTAGAAAGCTGATTCTTATTTTATTTGGTAAAAATAGTAAAATTTAG
- a CDS encoding SPFH domain-containing protein — protein sequence MTETMIFMIAVVFFAIVIISKGVKVVSQSDLYVVERLGKFHKVLDGGFHIIIPIIDKVRAILTSREQLVDIERQSVITKDNVNISIDGIVFCKVEEATMATYNVMNFRVAIANLAMTTLRSEIGAMVLDDTLSNRETLNAKLQTEIGSAATNWGIKVTRVEIADISVPPSIEKAMNMQMEAEREKRAIQTKAEAQKEAQIREAEAFKQSEILKAEAIERMADAKKYEQEKVAAGQQEAMNLINEAMMKNEKAAEFLLAKDRVAAFKAMAESSSTDKMILPYDVTQMIGSTSVLGDAFFKGVSNNQTNNG from the coding sequence ATGACAGAAACTATGATATTTATGATTGCAGTTGTGTTTTTCGCAATAGTGATTATTTCAAAAGGGGTAAAGGTTGTATCACAATCTGATTTATATGTTGTAGAAAGACTGGGTAAATTTCACAAGGTTTTAGATGGAGGTTTTCATATTATTATTCCAATAATTGATAAAGTAAGAGCTATTTTAACTTCAAGAGAACAACTTGTTGATATTGAAAGACAATCAGTTATTACAAAAGATAACGTAAATATTTCAATAGATGGAATAGTTTTTTGTAAAGTTGAAGAAGCAACAATGGCTACATATAATGTTATGAATTTTAGAGTTGCAATTGCAAATCTTGCAATGACAACTTTAAGATCTGAAATTGGTGCTATGGTTTTAGATGATACATTATCAAATAGAGAAACTTTAAATGCAAAACTTCAAACAGAAATCGGAAGTGCAGCTACAAACTGGGGAATTAAAGTAACTAGAGTTGAAATAGCTGATATTTCTGTTCCACCTTCAATAGAAAAAGCTATGAATATGCAAATGGAAGCTGAAAGAGAAAAAAGAGCTATTCAAACAAAAGCAGAAGCTCAAAAAGAGGCTCAAATTAGAGAAGCAGAAGCATTTAAACAAAGTGAAATATTAAAAGCAGAAGCAATAGAAAGAATGGCAGATGCTAAGAAATATGAACAAGAAAAAGTTGCAGCTGGTCAGCAAGAAGCTATGAATTTAATAAATGAAGCAATGATGAAAAATGAAAAAGCAGCTGAATTCTTACTTGCAAAAGATAGAGTTGCTGCATTTAAAGCTATGGCTGAAAGTTCGAGTACAGATAAAATGATATTACCTTATGATGTAACACAAATGATTGGAAGCACTTCGGTTTTAGGAGATGCTTTCTTTAAAGGTGTAAGTAATAATCAAACTAATAATGGATAA
- a CDS encoding HAD family hydrolase, protein MKMIIFDMDGTLINSGSTIANCVNHVRENIGLQTMDKSYILENVNDININSSEFFYNSKTFTPHITSLFEDFYAKNCLIDLHIYDGIKDILDDFKNDFKFCVATNAHSDYARKMLDYLDIQKYFSTILGYNDVKEPKPNPEMINIILDKYGAKKENVKVIGDSIKDTTAALGAGVNGILVNWGFSNYEKNKNVLNSVEELREILKTSIN, encoded by the coding sequence GATGGAACCCTAATTAATAGTGGTTCAACGATTGCAAACTGTGTAAATCATGTAAGAGAAAATATAGGTTTACAAACTATGGACAAAAGTTATATTTTAGAAAATGTAAATGATATAAATATAAATAGTTCAGAATTTTTTTATAATAGCAAAACATTTACTCCACATATTACATCTTTATTTGAAGACTTTTATGCAAAAAATTGCTTAATTGATCTTCATATTTATGATGGAATTAAAGATATTTTAGATGATTTTAAAAATGACTTTAAGTTTTGTGTTGCAACAAATGCTCATTCTGATTATGCAAGAAAAATGTTGGATTATCTTGATATCCAAAAATACTTTTCTACAATTTTGGGTTATAACGATGTTAAAGAACCAAAACCAAATCCAGAAATGATAAATATAATTTTGGATAAATATGGAGCAAAAAAAGAGAATGTAAAAGTAATTGGAGATTCTATAAAAGACACAACAGCAGCTTTAGGAGCTGGTGTAAATGGGATTTTAGTAAACTGGGGATTCTCAAATTATGAAAAAAATAAAAATGTTTTAAATAGTGTTGAAGAGTTAAGAGAAATTCTAAAAACTTCTATTAACTAA
- a CDS encoding TsoY family (seleno)protein, with amino-acid sequence MVLRENFSPSFYLKSLASGVLSISFFIYLMFLAPHENSPIITFWDILEVLKKSDYITFITTFSLVFVIAFAVIHYKLLLLNSKEFLIYRKTESYKNLFATNKQVLLIVIPLTFTTSILLTFILAVILIPGFWSIVQYIFPLVFVGFAINGIYTLKIFFNYFARILLTGEFNFGKKDQLLQIITIFAFSMTAVGFASLGAMSTNITLSSIGVFASLFFATLASVLTILKFTFGFRNIKKGMNIESALSLSFIIPILTLLGITFIRITFGLEHNFDKETNSIAIFILGSIILTLQIIFGIFSSILVKKLGTLEKFINENIKSALSFILIFPAIAFFIFGMFFINIGIVNNEIVEKYSTSYFVLMIPFVLAQFKAIISFFKLKKRFES; translated from the coding sequence ATGGTCTTAAGAGAAAATTTTTCTCCTTCATTTTATTTGAAATCTTTAGCTTCAGGAGTTCTAAGTATTTCATTTTTTATCTATTTAATGTTTTTAGCTCCTCACGAAAATAGTCCAATTATAACATTTTGGGATATATTAGAAGTTTTAAAAAAAAGTGATTATATTACTTTTATTACTACATTTTCTTTGGTTTTTGTAATAGCTTTTGCTGTAATTCACTATAAATTACTTCTTTTAAATAGTAAAGAGTTTTTAATTTATAGAAAAACAGAATCATATAAAAATCTTTTTGCTACAAACAAGCAAGTATTACTGATAGTTATTCCTCTTACTTTTACTACAAGTATATTGTTGACATTTATTCTGGCAGTTATTCTTATTCCTGGTTTTTGGAGCATTGTTCAATATATATTTCCATTGGTATTTGTTGGATTTGCTATAAATGGTATTTATACTCTTAAAATATTTTTTAATTATTTTGCAAGAATTCTTCTTACAGGAGAGTTTAATTTTGGAAAAAAAGATCAATTGCTTCAAATAATAACTATTTTTGCTTTTTCAATGACTGCTGTTGGATTTGCATCTTTAGGAGCTATGAGTACAAATATCACTTTAAGTAGTATTGGAGTTTTTGCTTCACTATTTTTTGCAACATTAGCATCTGTGTTAACTATTTTAAAATTTACTTTTGGTTTTAGGAATATAAAAAAAGGTATGAATATTGAATCTGCTTTATCGCTATCTTTTATAATACCAATTTTAACTCTTCTTGGTATTACTTTTATAAGAATTACTTTTGGCTTAGAACATAATTTTGATAAAGAAACAAATAGTATTGCTATTTTTATATTGGGTTCTATTATTCTTACTTTACAGATAATATTTGGGATTTTTTCATCTATTCTTGTAAAAAAGCTTGGAACTCTTGAAAAATTCATAAATGAAAATATAAAAAGTGCTTTGAGTTTTATACTTATTTTCCCTGCTATTGCTTTTTTCATTTTTGGGATGTTTTTTATAAATATTGGTATTGTAAATAATGAAATTGTAGAAAAATATAGTACAAGCTATTTTGTACTTATGATTCCATTTGTTTTAGCTCAGTTTAAAGCTATTATTTCGTTTTTTAAATTGAAAAAGAGATTCGAGTCTTAA
- a CDS encoding TonB-dependent receptor, with amino-acid sequence MEKKRNLAKKIITLSFVTTAFLSANEITSLETINIVEKSNSKLIKDINSEELKSADLAEALMKNSANISIVRRNGIANDIILRGQKKDNINILIDGAKIYGACPNRMDPPTSHIATNNIKNVKIIEGPYDVENFGTLSGLVKVEMKEPKDGFHGEVNLNTGSFNYKKASATIEGGNEFVKALISASNEKGKAYKDGNGDNFLEQQKKRGVPLSNQYKDSDIDAFEKKTVFSKLQFNISDNQDLKLSYNANRSDGILYPAGPMDADYDDSDIYTLGYTIRELGSFSKELNLDYYYSKVDHPMSGKLRNGNGTSYMTNHLKTSVWGATVKNSLELSDSLITLGIDTSVRNWRGQMHSTNIVTGVITPNATMNRMYDTDTKNKAIFTKFEKSIGNLEIESGLRYDYTNIETQKPNANDKKYTGINGYLFTAYNFDEQSKVFAGIGKSSRVPDARELYMGNSNLDQTKNYEIDLGFEKTIGSFNIKPKIFYSELKNYIYNAQNGFENIDAKIYGVDLSAYYYFTDELSLDLGVSYLRGKKDGNYTDKDLAEISPLKTNLALNYEYKKAKFKAEVIAVDRWKKFDASAKEQEIAGYALVNLKYSQELFKNFELTLGVDNLFDKVYNSTNTYKDIRYVTVGGEQILFNDPGRYSYINLKYSF; translated from the coding sequence ATGGAAAAAAAGAGAAATTTAGCAAAAAAGATAATTACTTTATCTTTTGTTACAACAGCTTTTTTAAGTGCAAATGAAATTACTAGTTTAGAAACAATAAATATAGTAGAAAAATCAAACTCAAAACTTATAAAAGATATAAATAGTGAAGAGTTAAAAAGTGCTGATTTAGCTGAAGCTTTGATGAAAAATTCAGCAAATATTTCAATTGTAAGAAGAAATGGTATCGCAAATGATATTATATTAAGAGGGCAAAAAAAAGACAATATTAATATCTTAATTGATGGTGCAAAAATCTATGGAGCTTGTCCAAATAGAATGGATCCACCAACTTCTCATATTGCTACAAATAATATTAAAAATGTAAAGATTATTGAAGGTCCTTATGATGTTGAAAATTTTGGAACTCTAAGTGGGCTTGTAAAAGTAGAGATGAAAGAGCCAAAAGATGGCTTTCATGGTGAAGTAAATTTAAATACTGGAAGTTTCAATTATAAAAAAGCAAGTGCTACAATTGAAGGTGGAAATGAGTTTGTAAAAGCTTTAATCTCAGCTTCAAATGAAAAAGGAAAAGCTTATAAAGATGGAAATGGTGATAACTTTTTAGAGCAACAGAAAAAAAGAGGTGTTCCTCTTTCAAATCAATATAAAGATTCAGATATAGATGCATTTGAGAAAAAAACTGTTTTTTCGAAACTACAATTTAATATTTCAGATAATCAAGATTTAAAACTATCTTATAATGCAAATAGAAGTGATGGTATTTTATATCCAGCTGGTCCTATGGATGCTGATTATGATGATAGCGATATTTACACTTTGGGATATACAATAAGAGAGTTAGGAAGTTTTTCTAAAGAGTTAAATTTAGACTATTACTACTCAAAAGTAGATCATCCTATGAGTGGAAAATTAAGAAATGGAAATGGTACTTCATATATGACAAACCACTTAAAAACTTCAGTTTGGGGAGCAACAGTTAAAAACTCTTTAGAACTTAGTGATAGTTTAATTACTCTTGGTATTGATACAAGTGTTAGAAACTGGAGAGGGCAAATGCACTCTACAAATATAGTTACAGGTGTTATTACTCCAAATGCTACAATGAATAGAATGTATGATACCGATACTAAAAACAAAGCAATTTTTACAAAATTTGAAAAATCTATTGGAAACTTAGAGATTGAATCAGGTTTAAGATATGACTACACAAATATTGAAACACAAAAACCAAATGCAAATGATAAAAAATATACAGGAATAAATGGATATCTATTTACAGCATATAATTTTGATGAGCAAAGTAAAGTTTTTGCAGGTATTGGAAAATCTTCAAGAGTTCCAGATGCACGAGAACTTTATATGGGAAATTCAAACTTAGATCAAACAAAAAACTATGAGATAGATTTAGGATTTGAAAAAACTATTGGAAGCTTTAATATTAAGCCAAAAATCTTCTACTCAGAGTTAAAAAACTATATTTACAATGCTCAAAATGGATTTGAAAATATAGATGCAAAAATTTATGGAGTAGATTTAAGTGCTTATTATTACTTTACAGATGAATTATCTCTTGATTTAGGAGTTTCATATTTAAGAGGGAAAAAAGATGGCAACTATACAGATAAAGATTTAGCAGAAATTTCACCTCTAAAAACAAACTTAGCTTTAAATTATGAGTATAAAAAAGCAAAATTTAAAGCAGAAGTAATAGCTGTTGATAGATGGAAGAAATTTGATGCAAGTGCTAAAGAGCAGGAAATTGCTGGATATGCACTTGTAAATTTAAAATATTCTCAAGAGCTATTTAAAAACTTTGAATTAACTTTAGGAGTTGATAATCTATTTGATAAAGTTTATAACTCTACAAACACTTATAAAGATATTAGATATGTAACTGTTGGAGGAGAACAGATTCTATTTAATGACCCTGGAAGATATAGCTATATAAATCTAAAATATAGTTTCTAA
- the aat gene encoding leucyl/phenylalanyl-tRNA--protein transferase — MKLLDKENKIWLLDDDNFDFPSQDMISDDLVAIGGDFHPQRLINAYSNGLFPWFIDELGYIHWFCPQKRMVLKPDEMKVSKSLKKSIKNRGFEIKSNTNFIEVIKNCSKIKRKHEDDTWIDDNFIQAYTLMHNLEFANSIEVYLDKKLVGGLYGILINDIFCGESMFSFESDASKVAFFYLCEWAKQNEIKLIDCQVYNPHLASLGAYEISREDYFKLLKES; from the coding sequence ATGAAACTATTAGATAAAGAAAATAAAATTTGGCTTTTGGATGATGATAATTTTGATTTCCCAAGCCAAGATATGATTAGTGATGATTTGGTCGCTATTGGTGGAGATTTTCATCCACAAAGATTGATAAATGCCTATTCAAATGGGCTTTTCCCTTGGTTTATTGATGAATTAGGATATATTCATTGGTTCTGCCCACAAAAAAGAATGGTTTTGAAACCAGATGAGATGAAAGTATCAAAAAGTCTTAAAAAATCTATAAAAAATAGAGGTTTTGAAATAAAATCAAATACAAATTTTATTGAAGTTATAAAAAATTGCTCAAAAATTAAAAGAAAACATGAAGATGATACATGGATTGATGATAATTTTATTCAAGCTTATACTTTGATGCATAATTTAGAATTTGCAAACTCTATTGAAGTTTATTTAGACAAAAAACTTGTTGGTGGACTTTATGGAATTCTTATAAATGATATTTTTTGTGGAGAAAGTATGTTTTCATTTGAAAGTGATGCTTCAAAAGTTGCATTCTTTTATCTTTGTGAGTGGGCAAAACAGAATGAAATTAAACTTATAGATTGCCAAGTTTATAATCCTCATTTAGCCTCACTTGGAGCTTATGAGATAAGTAGAGAAGATTATTTTAAGCTTCTAAAAGAAAGCTAA
- a CDS encoding NfeD family protein → MDFYILFAIGLTLITIEIFLFSFVVVWFGLGFLLISFLNYFYPIDSVIWQLCLVALFSLIFLVLFRKKLLKKFSKSQKEIRDDFLNDSGYAEIKSGKIFFKGTFWEFDKSIDIENFKDGEKVFVEYTKNNTAYIKVK, encoded by the coding sequence ATGGATTTTTATATTCTTTTTGCCATTGGGCTTACTTTAATCACAATTGAGATTTTTTTATTCTCATTTGTGGTTGTTTGGTTTGGATTAGGATTTTTACTTATCTCATTTTTAAACTATTTTTATCCAATTGATAGTGTAATTTGGCAACTATGTTTAGTAGCACTATTTTCACTAATATTTTTAGTTTTATTTAGAAAAAAACTATTAAAAAAGTTTTCTAAATCTCAAAAAGAGATAAGAGATGATTTTTTAAATGATAGTGGATATGCAGAAATTAAAAGTGGAAAGATATTTTTCAAAGGAACTTTCTGGGAATTTGATAAAAGTATAGATATAGAAAATTTTAAAGATGGTGAAAAGGTTTTTGTAGAATATACAAAAAATAATACTGCTTATATTAAAGTAAAATAG
- a CDS encoding pseudouridine synthase yields the protein MKRVDAYLSSLGYCSRSEAKRFLKQNEVCINKNRVYNTSIKAKHSEITVNGEKLDDEKLLILLNKPEDYICSHNDAGKLIYSLLPQRYQNRNPKISTIGRLDIDTTGAILFTDDGDLNHRLTSPKKDIKKIYEVSLEKPLKGDEKELFASGEIVLNNETKALKPAILKVINPNLVHLEIVEGKYHQVKRMFAYTGNKVIKLHRLDFSGFKVEDLEIGEFKLLDFDLVNRSF from the coding sequence ATGAAAAGAGTAGATGCATATTTATCAAGTTTGGGATATTGTAGTAGAAGTGAAGCCAAAAGATTTTTAAAACAAAATGAAGTTTGTATAAATAAAAATAGGGTTTATAATACTTCAATAAAAGCAAAACATAGTGAAATAACTGTAAATGGTGAAAAGCTAGATGATGAAAAACTACTTATTTTATTAAATAAACCAGAAGATTATATCTGCTCACATAATGATGCAGGAAAGCTTATTTATTCGCTTCTTCCACAAAGATATCAAAATAGAAATCCAAAAATATCAACTATTGGAAGATTGGATATTGATACAACAGGAGCTATTTTATTTACAGATGATGGAGATTTAAATCATAGGCTAACAAGTCCAAAAAAAGATATTAAAAAAATTTATGAAGTAAGTTTAGAAAAACCATTAAAAGGTGATGAAAAAGAGCTTTTTGCAAGTGGAGAAATAGTTTTAAATAATGAAACAAAAGCTTTAAAACCAGCTATTTTAAAAGTAATTAATCCAAATTTAGTTCATCTTGAAATAGTTGAAGGAAAATATCATCAAGTTAAAAGGATGTTCGCATATACAGGCAATAAAGTTATAAAACTTCATCGCCTAGATTTTTCTGGATTTAAAGTAGAAGATTTAGAAATAGGGGAGTTTAAACTCTTAGATTTTGATTTAGTTAATAGAAGTTTTTAG
- a CDS encoding Na/Pi cotransporter family protein: protein MTKNIAIALGLIVLGYIVISDENFTVILSGIAIFIIGMFFMQDGFKQLSGGLLEDLLQKFTKNNFLSVVTGFISTSIVQSSTITTLLTISFVGAGLITLIQGIGVIFGANLGSTTTAWIVSSLGIDVKISAYAFPMIVFGVILRFLKTNSLKGTGNVLLGLGFIFLGIAYMKDGFDVIKDQIDLASYSMDGYPGILLYILIGLVITVVIQSSAATLAIIITALNADSISYINALSLAIGANVGTVLTAVVASLTSTQDAKRVAGSHVIFNFVTAIFITIFIYQFKDFVDFIAPYLGISETNNGMKLALFHTLYSAFGIVLLFAFIPSIARFLERVIPQKAALASKPKYLSPIVLTNPDASIVAIRKEVINLYENCQKAILHALSLHTTGLTQDNLNQQLKKELSIIDTNLDEIYQTNLKSLYSSIIEYSSFAQEHMFDFQHIKAGEFKRAASLIVEILKDTRDIQKNLNLYLKSKNSYIKEEYNILRKELAEILININILAGLEDEVDQLTQLEVIKSELAQNDLASSEEIDALIREDKIKATMATSYMNDSATGYSIQKKLVEIANILFLNSDLIQKISEVKNETK from the coding sequence TTGACAAAAAATATTGCTATTGCTTTGGGTCTAATAGTTTTAGGCTATATAGTAATTTCTGATGAAAACTTTACTGTTATATTAAGTGGTATTGCCATCTTTATAATAGGAATGTTTTTTATGCAAGATGGGTTCAAACAACTATCTGGTGGACTTTTAGAAGATTTACTACAAAAGTTCACAAAAAATAATTTTTTATCTGTAGTTACAGGTTTTATATCAACTTCTATTGTACAAAGTTCAACTATTACAACTCTACTTACAATATCATTTGTTGGAGCTGGATTAATTACTTTAATTCAAGGTATTGGAGTTATTTTTGGAGCAAACTTAGGAAGTACAACAACAGCTTGGATAGTTTCAAGTTTAGGAATTGATGTAAAAATTTCTGCTTATGCTTTTCCTATGATTGTTTTTGGAGTTATTTTAAGATTTCTTAAAACGAACTCTTTAAAAGGTACAGGAAATGTTCTTTTAGGTCTAGGTTTTATATTTCTTGGAATTGCATATATGAAAGATGGTTTTGATGTTATAAAAGATCAAATTGACCTTGCTAGTTACTCTATGGATGGATATCCTGGAATTTTATTATATATATTGATTGGATTAGTTATAACTGTTGTTATTCAATCAAGTGCAGCAACTCTTGCAATTATTATTACAGCTTTAAATGCAGATAGTATAAGTTATATAAATGCTTTATCTTTAGCAATTGGAGCGAATGTTGGAACAGTTTTAACAGCTGTTGTTGCATCATTAACTTCTACTCAAGATGCAAAACGAGTAGCTGGTTCACACGTGATTTTTAACTTTGTAACAGCTATCTTTATAACTATTTTTATATATCAATTTAAAGATTTTGTTGATTTTATTGCTCCTTATTTAGGAATTAGTGAAACAAATAATGGTATGAAGCTGGCACTTTTTCATACTTTATATAGTGCATTTGGTATTGTTTTACTTTTTGCATTTATTCCAAGTATTGCTAGATTTTTAGAAAGAGTTATTCCTCAAAAAGCAGCTTTGGCATCAAAACCAAAATATTTATCTCCTATTGTTTTAACAAACCCTGATGCATCTATTGTTGCTATTAGAAAAGAGGTTATAAATCTTTATGAAAATTGTCAAAAAGCAATTTTACATGCTCTTAGCCTTCATACAACAGGATTAACACAAGATAATTTGAATCAACAATTAAAAAAAGAGCTATCTATAATTGATACTAATTTAGATGAAATTTATCAAACAAATTTAAAATCTTTATATAGTTCAATTATTGAATATTCATCTTTTGCACAAGAACATATGTTTGATTTCCAACATATAAAAGCTGGTGAATTTAAAAGAGCAGCATCTTTGATTGTTGAAATATTAAAAGATACAAGAGATATTCAAAAAAATCTAAACTTATATTTAAAAAGTAAGAATAGTTATATTAAAGAAGAATATAATATTTTAAGAAAAGAACTTGCAGAGATTTTAATAAATATTAATATTCTAGCTGGTTTAGAAGATGAAGTTGATCAATTAACTCAATTAGAAGTTATAAAATCTGAATTAGCACAAAATGATTTAGCAAGTAGTGAAGAGATTGATGCTTTAATTAGAGAAGATAAGATTAAAGCAACTATGGCTACATCTTATATGAATGATAGTGCAACTGGTTATTCTATTCAAAAGAAACTAGTAGAAATTGCAAATATTCTGTTTTTAAATAGTGATTTAATTCAGAAAATAAGTGAGGTAAAAAATGAAACTAAATAA